The genomic segment gaaagctttaccatgccgtagacacggaagacaactatattatgccaagctactgccctctgggtgatagaaatgatagatttacagtttttttgagaatattttatggaaaaatgacgcgatttggtgaccaaatcgatcgcgatagtgaacttcgaacgtatcggcggccaagatggcggcactgtgtgatgcctaactctcgacatggaacccgaggttaaggttttcgaagtccaaaacatgcaagattgagaaatttgtaaggattcggttaaattgaagtgtatttgtgaattttcaagcgttgactgccaaaaagcccctttaaaactgttgatatttgacctccggccgtcctgaagcgagacggccataacagtcgacccggtttgtaaatgaaatgtagttgttctgaactgttgacattgcgagacatttcctacgtgttacgcatttttttaactgaaataaaccggacatgaaacttttttctcgatacttagtggtttctttccattttgtggcggattttgtggcgtgcttgtcaaaaaatgtgatcaaacttggcgaacggattgactagtatgtatggtagtacgagtccgtgactcgataagccacagatagttacacacgcgtacgtgaattaaactaatgtaagttgggtcaaacaccaaaattaatcgataaaaaggttagtgaaatgtgtttttgtcttcaactcttcattatagttatacaggcggttcaaactatacagagtcagttgaatatgccctatagttgtgtgcatgtgttgcacaatagttacccctccatgtacaatatggaaccttgttgtctctgtgtatgcaaattaatactaattgaacacagtgaagaccatggcattgataaactataaaacatttttgtgaaataaattggacccccatattttgatgtaggactcccattttctaacaccaggagtcccagggactctcaaaagttaaaagtgatgtaaaaccctggtAGATGTATATCAAAAACGACAGTTTCTCTGATTGGCCGTATATAGGGAACGTGGTCGTATTATACTTTGGGGCGAAACTTCAGTGGGGTTCATTCCGGCGCCACAACTCTGTATGTGAGACAGTCTTAGCTTCAGCAAACATCTTCTAACTCTCAGCTGTATTAGAAAAACAGCTACGTTGTATAGATCAAGTGCAATCAACTGTCAGATATCGGTCCAGATAGAGTTGCCCTACGCTTGTTTACTGTAACcacgtgatagagggaccgtgctgTAATCAATAAgtcggtgactttgaaatgtgttgtgaTACCAAAGCTAATCGTTTACATTGTGCATACAGAGTGTTACACCCATGATCTCACACACCGAATTGAAACCATGTATATCACTTTCAGctattagggagccgtcattatttactgcCTGAGGGTCGGAGGAATGTCATAAGAAATTCCGAAAGTTCGAGTAACCCACCCCGAccccgccaaccatgatgaatttaaagccccaatagctgcaaatgtgtaatacaccgatctcaaaatatcctgagtttcccaagagttttcttttaaTAAGACCTATTAAAGACTgaaacactgtcataagtgtcgaaagtggcacgtatattcaaacgttttaacattattttagatttcccgccattttcaaaaataattatatgagagagaaaataaagattacaacaacaaaatgttgaccaACGTGTCTTGGGCAtttaagtaaatggcatcattcttgcttctggtatgatcacgatgtgaaTGTGCacgaaatactgttttttgtaattttctgtgaggcgccattttatgagtgtggcacccgtttattattcaaCCTCGTAAAAGGTGTAgccatggtccaaatcagtgagcagtgatacttcaatacacatccttcagttagcacatttacacgaaccaactttggttgaaaataaaatgatgaaaataatgcataaaattcgcagctattggggctttattAAGTAACACCCTCTCTGACTCTGAATTTTTGACTGACACCCTACTTAGAAAGTTAAATACAATAcacgtatttgtaaaattttaaaaatacagcaatagtaaagaccgttcaaatcctgatgtaccctgcttcATCAtaatcggttatctcatgacagttgaaaagGAGAAACCAAcgaaataaaattcaaagtcacaaaagTAGAGATATAAAAGcccacgctataaccagtatctaaccaaatagtatattgtttaatttttgatGGGTATCATGGACAGGGTtttctgactgggcagaatctGAAAGTACAGGGGGGGAGAACAcacgagaggctgagggggaagtgtcagaggggtggttacccctatcttgcatggaaatttttgagaaattgatgtgtgcaatagtgCAGTCTGGTGTAATATGAGAGGtctttttaatttgcttttttaaTAGTAAAACTGTTCGAACACCCAAAGCGGAAGAACACGAGAGGGAGGGACCCCTCTCACATCGAcaattttgagatattgatgtttgtaatggtgcaatctgggAGGtggttcaatttattttgcattcggtaaaactgttgaaaatgacattgaacactgataattttattacattttttgcatgatcagtgtttgagtcacaataagCTTATTCAAcccagagattgaagaccaaagaatatgtAGGAATGAAAAATCTGCGacctttttgtttcatttctcaAGCTGCCAGCTtttaatgaaaagcctgaatatgttATGTTTAAATGTCGAAATGGTTATTGAAGTGaggtcaattaaaatatatgtttctgtgataataaaggatgaattcacaacagaccagcagggttttacatcacttttaacttttgagagtccctgggactcctggtgttagaaaatgggagtcctacatcaaaatatgggggtcccaatttatttcacaaaaatgttttatagtttatcaatgccatggtcttcactgtgttcaattagtattaatttgcatacacagagacaacaaggttccatattgtacatggaggggtaactattgtgcaacacatgcacacaactatagggcatattcaactgactctgtatagtttgaaccgcctgtataactataatgaagagttgaagacaaaaacacatttcactaacctttttatcgattaattttggtgtttgacccaacttacattagtttaattcacgtacgcgtgtgtaactatctgtggcttatcgagtcacggactcgtactaccatacatactagtcaatccgttcgccaagtttgatcacattttttgacaagcacgccacaaaatccgccacaaaatggaaagaaaccactaagtatcgagaaaaaagtttcatgtccggtttatttcagttaaaaaatgcgtaacacgtaggaaatgtctcgcaatgtcaacagttcagaacaactacatttcatttacaaaccgggtcgactgttatggccgtctcgcttcaggacggccggaggtcaaatatcaacagtttaaaggggctttttggcagtcaaacgcttgaaaattcacaaatacacttcaatttaaccgaatccttacaaatttctcaatcttgcatgttttggacttcgaaaaccttaacctcgggttccatgtcgagagttaggcatcacacagtgccgccatcttggccgccgatacgttcgaagttcactatcgcgatcgatttggtcaccaaatcgcgtcatttttccataaaatattctcaaaaaaactgtaaaatctatcatttctatcacccagagggcagtagcttggcataatatagttgtcttccgtgtctacggcatggtaaagctttcaaaacgtacgtacgtgtttcgttcaatgcactgtggccgtatccgcgtacgggtgaaactgcagacctgattaaatattcatgaaaaccactgacctcttttgaagaaagttcgcataaattactggaattttcgattgttaggctgcatgatgtcattattttagtccttatatggtactaaactgggttcaaagggtcaggaataccctccttctggctgagttcggcaatgcatagctaagttaggcataagcatagaacgcaatcactgtcggtttatataccgacgtggcgctgagagcggaatgccgtgtcggtttataaaccgacgcggcactttaaggttaaagtacggggtcggtaaggtttactgggatgtgttttacgtgttcagcagcttcgcaaggtgtacaccagcaacagatattgctgcgtcccaagggacgcgtggtttagtttttgagggtgtcctgcgtccggtttatgcgtaaaggacgcagaaatgcgcgtcatgtaaaaccctggaccagttttgtcctagatcctgtgaaaagtttgagaaattgatgtgtactatggtgcagtgtagtgcaatctgagaggtattttcaatttatcgTTTACCAGTAAAAATGTGACccaaaggggagagcacgagaggggggtttCCCCTCTGGCatcgaaattttgagaaattgatgtgtgcaatggtgcaatttcagaggtgtttcaatttatttcgcacaaaagTTGAGTATAACTCCCTTCTCCCTCTCTTCactttgagcaacccccttgaagttttctaTTTTTCGAGTGACCCcaaggccataaataatgagggCTCCCTTAAACCCGGGCTACTATCCCCCTAGACTGTCAACAATCCCTTGTGTGCCTTTTTTATAGTCTGTCGCACATACGGGGTGCGGGTTAGCAAGCGTAGCGCCGAAGGCGCGAGTCGGGAATACCGCAGGCATGACCGCGAGTGCCGAAGGCTTGAGGCCATACATCTACCCTCGACCAAGAAGGTAAAATAAGGCCATGCATCGACTCAGCCGTGTCAAGTGTTCCTGCAGCGACGAAAATGATGCAAacgactgtcgacagtctcCTTCTCGTGCATCAAAAAGTTTGGGCACTGAAGAAAGGTTTTGAAAGATTCGATTATCCCACTCTTCAACATAGCAACAGATGGACGTCTTCTACGATGGTTGCAATATTTGATCTTCGGTCTGTCTTTGGATCATCTCAGAAATAGCCTTGAAAAACTAGGGTTCTTATTGATATTGTTGGGCATACTTCTTACATAGTTAACTTACCTAATTTAATTTTCGTTTCCATGCCACTCTTTcattatttacatgtacatgggaGCAGTGGGCTTTTACATGTCGAATTCCGTTTTGTTCACAGACTTGAGTTCTAGGTTCGTGACGGTTGATCAAACAGCGACCACTGTGTCTCTATAATCGCCTTTGATATTTTCGTGCCTTCCAGGATATCTAATCCGGAAGTCAGCAGGTTTTGAATCTTACCAGTGCACATTGCAAATCCAATTTAACTTCACATGCCTTCCACGCACAAATTTTAAACAACAACCAGTAAATCGTCATTTCTTCGATCTCGAAAGGATATCAGTCGAAAAGATACTTCACTTAATATTGTTGcaataaaaatgatatgtacGCGCTAGATTTCTGCGTGAACGCATATTTCCACCAATAGAAACTTGTTAGTTAGAGTGTCTtatatttgtattaaaatattggtGAAAGTACTTTAAAAAATGTATCAGTATTAAGGAATGtgtgttgtgtattttttcataGCTATATTAAAAAGTGGTAACAAAATGTGCCGAATTTCACTGTGATATTTGCGTTTGACACCAGAAAGGCTGACCCCTATGATCTTTCCATACGGCATGACTTGACTAGCCATCAGAAAGCCTATCAGATGTCATCCTCAGTCATGTTTGGAAAAGCTTGTGACCTTTTCAAAGGTTAAAAGTCTGTTAGTCAACAGCATATAAATCAACAAGAGCGATGACGTCATGTTACTTTCGATAGCAATTTTTATCTTTATAAAAAGAACCAGATGCGAATTTAATGTGCTTTTGAGATAGCCGCCTGCAGTGGAAACTTTGTACTTTCAAGTCTGTATGCAAATAGGGCATCGTCGATTTTAAGCGGTAATGAGCGCGAACGGGTTAGGGAACAACTAGTTCAGTACAAAATAGGCCTATGCCGATAACTATGTTTGCGCATGTCAAAACCTAGACAATGGTGCCGTTCGGTCATTGGTCAATGCAGTAATCAATTGAATTTAATTGGTTAAGATAAAGGCCATCAGGATCCTAAGTGTATGTATAAATACGACAGGCGAATGTTCTAGGTATGCTCAGTTTGAATCTACACTCAAGCACAAATCAAGATGTCTGGACGTGGTAAAGGAGGCAAAGCAAAGGGTAAGGCCAAGAGCCGATCCAGCCGTGCTGGTCTGCAGTTCCCCGTTGGTCGTGTACACCGTTTCTTGCGCAAGGGCAACTATGCCCAGCGTGTCGGTGCTGGTGCTCCAGTCTACTTGGCTGCAGTGCTCGAGTACTTGGCCGCTGAAATCCTCGAGTTGGCTGGCAACGCTGCCCGTGACAACAAGAAGACCAGAATCATCCCCCGTCACTTGCAGTTGGCTGTCCGTAATGACGAAGAATTGAACAAACTCCTCGGTGGTGTCACCATCGCCCAGGGTggtgtattgccaaacatccaGGCAGTACTCTTGCCCAAGAAGACCCAAGCCAAATCCAAGTAAATCGTATGCCTAGCATACacataccaaacggcccttttcagggccaccacatcctcaaaaaagagaactaccgtaatAAGTCTATACTATTATATTGTTATATAATGATAACCACTTCCCGAGAAAAACACAGAACACTAGGATGTTACAATTGCATAAAGGACATTTGAATCATTGAAAAATggcatatcaattttcttctagTGACGACTACGCCATCGGCCTGCATAAAATGATGTTTTCGGGCCAAATATAGCTCATCACGCCATGCGTCTGTCCTATCCAGGAAGTCGCAATACTTCCGACAGAGTCGGAGTCAGACAGACGCATTGTCATTGCCAAACTAATGATGCTAAACTCAGaatgacaaatcaagaaatgttcaatacccCGACACAGGTGTGAAGCGGTACGGTATCCGTGTATAGTTTCCCATGGAGTGTGGTTTGTACCTCCATGAGTCTCCTAATAaaccaaatgtttatttgacttCCTCTGTTTTGTTCCTTCGTCACTAAAATAGAGCGTACTACGTATCCACACAGGGTCTGGCAAGCAATATtggtctagaagttatgaatatgatcaataaatgtcttgtattaataaacatttatttcattatacaagccttacctgtgtcacAGTccgtccctccacaaaagggaccgtgccgtgtctagtgtgtgcctattactttaccctagctatctgtgtatagtatttCGAGGAAACAGACTACCGTATATCTGTTAAttaccctccctaatccccttcatttgGCCTAATTTGTtccacagggtgttgtctaaatgtccgtccccaggggtggataggtgtttcgttgtattgctaataaagatatattctaccaacctttggtgttttggtcttaaacttagcactgcccttgacaatcttgcgttaacgttttatcaacatgctgtatctattatctgatgagtttgagtgcctaattggccaaagtaagcaagggtaaattactaagctgtggacgctgtcaccagattatcaccggattaaatttgacaaagtcaacaacgaacgcgccagtaaggtataacacaggtgttgtctaaatgtccgtccccaggggtggataggtgtttcgttgtattgctaataaagatatctTCTACCAAACcgttggtgttttggtcttaaacttagcactgcccttgacaatcttgcgttaacgttttatcaacatgctgtatctattatctgatgagtttgagtgcctaattggccaaagtaagcaagggtaaattactaagctgtggacgctgtcaccagattatcaccggattaaatttgacaaagtcaacaacgaacgcgccagtaaggtaTATTGTgttagacaacaccctgtgtttgttctgccgatcaccgatgcggggggggggggcttatcgccctgaccaatacctcgttagcagcccTACTACCTTATGACCTGCTAACgtggtatttggtcagggcgataagcctcCGCAtcggtgatcggcagaacaaattaatgaaggggattagggagggtaattaacagatatagtctgttttccttgaaatactAGCTAGGGTAAattaataggcacacactagacacaggtaaggcttgtataatgaaataaaagtctattaatacaagacatttattgatcacattcataacttctagaccaATATTGCCAGACCCTGTGGTATCCATGTGTGCATGTGCCATCATATCGATAAACCGACGCGATGCAGTTCCGATCTCCATATCGGTCAAAGTTCACTATGTCTGGGAAAtttacgagatttcctgtccgaGTTTTGGGAAATGCAGCTGTACTTTTTTGGTTCCAATCCAAACAAAGTCTCGCACATTAAATTGGCAAGTAATGTAATGCACGATAATCTGGGCTCGTTTTCTGACTTCCGGTCGCCATCTTGGCAACATAGTCTTATGTTGGCTGGCTGAGTACGTCGGTATCACGGTTCaagtttcagaaaatattcGTCTTATCttatttattcatcgatgtttCGAAATTTAATAAAACATGTACTTCTAAGAATTTGAGACATTCGAGCGATGCAGATCGTGTATtttgcataccagtatattaaCTTGAAGTGGTAATCTTGTTGGTCGCAGACAATGTCCGCATCGGGGTCCGCATCCGGCGCCAAGTGACACACTGCTGCAATCGGTTAATCTGTTTTCACCACGTACGGTGAAAACacctcatgccaaaatgtaGGTATTCCAGCGCACCCATCGATGTTCGACAACATGAATAGTTTATCTAATATAGCAGCGTTTGGCGGTAAACAATGAAAACGATACTATGTTGAGAGGGTGGAGTACCCGCTAATGCGCGAACCCGGGAACGGCGGGAACGGCGGCTTTCAACGGCTTTATTTCTAAGTATTGAAGCCTGAAACGACAGGCCAAGATTTCACATACAAATTAAAGTACAGGTGTAGAGTATTTGGGCATTATACATATCAAAACAgatgaaattgaatgaataaacttCAACACACCGTCGCGTTCGTGGTTTAAACGCGTTGGCCAGCAAGTAACTGCTGTCGAGAAAAAGGCGAGCGACGGGGACCAGTCTACATCACGGTCCTTGCGGAGGGACCGTGTCTACATGCTCATCACTCAAATTACGCGATCATTTTgaggcaaatttaaatattataaGGCTTAGCATGTCAAATTTCTCGAGGCTCAGTAATTAGCCATCGTAAATACGTCGAGGGTTGACGCTAAATTTACATAACCTCCTAATTTATGCATCGCAAAGgcattatttttgttgaaaatagaaTACCTTGTTACTTCGAACAACCGTAGCTCTAAGCCCTCACGAACCAAATAGCCCTACCTTGTTTCAAAAAGGCTTTATTTCGGCCCAATTTATAAGAATGAGATGGGGGAGCAAGGCAGCCGAAATCAAGTATTTCCCCAGTTGTATTATAACTCTACCCAGTGCGATTTTTTCGGTTAATTTTATGAGCAAGAAATTATGTATGTTGAAAAATCTCGGGTTACATGTGTATTCCGATACCTGTGACAGTTCAGCCCTATGTCATCGTCGAAATTATGATTAATTTTCTAATTAACAATCAAAGTTCTTCAGGGCACGGTCCCtctgtgatagagggaccgtgttcaGGGGAGGTAGCAAAAACCAATATATACCGCGCTTGTCTTAAAGGTATGAAAATCGATCcgagggcctaggagtggcacatgtaaaacagtgtgtatctttgcgtcagaggcggaataaatctatttatccaggaaatcttaatcccgactgctatgtttgtaggCACACtaagagccagtcgacgttagggacacaaaaaacaacacgaggaacaaacaggcagtggttttgaacaaaatcaatgtacccggtacttcaccgatgtctgtaactcagtacatgaaaatattcgtagcttgacgcactttgaacatagctcgtaacaagtgACAGCGGAAAGCTcacagaactacgtgtacaactataacagccactcatgtagttggcgctaagtgaagatttttcgatcaacaactttgacggatgatggactgaccttttctaccgcaattgttatctccctcgattcagcacaaaattttcgtatggactattgatgctgtgtttacagttgttacatagtggtaaatcctagtcgtatttacgactgctgcgtaaacagtcactgaataaattttgcacgcatttacgagcactggatattactaccgtttttaatcgaaaaccgtccgtatacgcacatgacagttgtgacaaaaacaacacaaaaaatctggcgtacattgttactgcattactttgaccaaaaaatcacccaaatgccgaacggtgatcatatgaactctgctgcaggtttctggactaaacgaccccaaaccgaccggccgggtcccagtcaactgtgccgggctcgacgtctactctatcagcatcaactcaaactttcactccagaaaactttaccccacaaactgggaatatactaaatttaccttgaaaaaaatttcaaactgtgtatcgtattgaaaaaatcttaccggggccacggagcaaattaaaaaaccaacaaaccccaacagaaacagtggaatgatcattagtgtgcaaggtcgctgtattatatgtcagggtgaaaaaatctagctttgaaatttctggactgtACAAACGgcgggcagaattagacaagattacgaccaatgtgttaccgccgatggtacataacgtactgttcggtgtccagtgagaacacgattccgaatatatcacggctgttgatttgagctgcctccgatcgaaaattttcaacacaaagacatgatatcaataattttgcgagatatataaagtacccgctgtcttctcgccaaatagctgtgatcaagatcattatgacagaagcaattgaccgccgaacacctgcttgctgatcttatacacaacgtgtaaaaattgattattcctgctgagaaatacgacagcaaatattgcaatgtcaatttcttatatcttcctcgcaatggttttacatctgtgtctattttatcacggtcactggaccatttctgacgatttttactaacaaagaatcagttcacactcatcgtgggaacacattgcaaagacgttcacaaaattttcatcacattcatcacattaccgtaatccccgtttcaaagacgtaggaaatgtataatgatttgtttatcttgaaaaatcccgaactgaagcctctaaatacaaaatgatttttcttctgaacaacttcccgacaactttacaatcacactctggtcatcacatggcggttgtaaccgtacatgtgctgctgccaatggagaatcaaaagacttcaaatcaccAGTCAAACGTACGGAAAaagtatcaatatccaagcaatgtaaaacaataatttgataaggtcaatttattgtatattataaaaaatctccagaccactcggaacagcgtaagattatgatctcactcattgaatactacactcacacggtagggtaaaaatatgggaactcagatcgttatatactgcttccgtcaaacgagtccgcttatctaaagacggcaaaa from the Ptychodera flava strain L36383 chromosome 2, AS_Pfla_20210202, whole genome shotgun sequence genome contains:
- the LOC139148520 gene encoding late histone H2A.3, gonadal, which codes for MSGRGKGGKAKGKAKSRSSRAGLQFPVGRVHRFLRKGNYAQRVGAGAPVYLAAVLEYLAAEILELAGNAARDNKKTRIIPRHLQLAVRNDEELNKLLGGVTIAQGGVLPNIQAVLLPKKTQAKSK